The Sphingobacteriales bacterium nucleotide sequence GTATAAAGGAAAGTCTTCTGTAAATTGGTTGACTTTCTTTTTTATATCTAATAATAAATCTGTATTGTCTTTATTCTGTAAGATTTCATCAATCCAATCTACAATTTGCTCACAATCTTGTTCTTTAAATTGTCTTGTTGTAATAGCTGCTGTTCCTACTCTTATTCCAGATGTAACAAATGGTGATTTGTCATCAAAAGGCACCATATTTTTATTTACAGTAATATCTGCAACACCCAATGCAAATTCTGCTTCTTTTCCAGTAATGTTTTTATTTCTTAAATCAATCAACATTAAATGATTTGAAGTACCACCAGATATTATTTGGTAGCCTTTGCTTAAAAATGCATTTGCCATTGCTTGTGCATTGTTGATGACTTGTGTTGTGTAATCTGAGAAATCACTTGTTAGTGCTTCGCCAAAAGCTACCGCTTTTGCAGCAATTACATGCTCCAATGGTCCACCTTGCATACCTGGAAAAACACCAGAGTTTAATACTTGTGACATCATTTTTAATTCACCTTTTGGTGTTTTTTCTCCAAATGGATTTTCAAAATCTTTGCCCAACATAATTATTCCACCTCTTGGTCCACGCAATGTTTTATGTGTTGTAGATGTAACAATATGGCAATGTGGTATTGGGTCATTTAGTTTTTTTGTAGCAATTAATCCAGCTGGATGTGCAATATCTGCCATAAGTAATGCACCTACTTTGTCTGCAATTGCTCTAAATCTTGCATAATCCCAATCTCTTGCATATGCAGACGCACCACAAACAATTAGTTTTGGTTTGTTGGCAACTGCCAATGCTTCAACTTTATCCATATTTATTAATCCAGAATCTTGCTCAACGCCATAAAAAACTGGATTAAAGAATTTGCCAGAGAAATTTACAGGTGAACCGTGAGATAAATGCCCACCATGAGATAAATCGAAGCCTAAAATAGTATCTCCAGGTTTTAAACATGCTAAAAATACTGCAGCATTTGCTTGTGCACCAGAGTGTGGTTGTACATTGGCGTATTCTGCACCAAATAATTGACAAAGTCTGTCTATGGCAATTTGCTCTATTTGATCTACAACTTCGCAA carries:
- a CDS encoding serine hydroxymethyltransferase, which gives rise to MERDKKIFSLINDELHRQTSGIELIASENFTSKQVMEAMGTCLTNKYAEGYPGKRYYGGCEVVDQIEQIAIDRLCQLFGAEYANVQPHSGAQANAAVFLACLKPGDTILGFDLSHGGHLSHGSPVNFSGKFFNPVFYGVEQDSGLINMDKVEALAVANKPKLIVCGASAYARDWDYARFRAIADKVGALLMADIAHPAGLIATKKLNDPIPHCHIVTSTTHKTLRGPRGGIIMLGKDFENPFGEKTPKGELKMMSQVLNSGVFPGMQGGPLEHVIAAKAVAFGEALTSDFSDYTTQVINNAQAMANAFLSKGYQIISGGTSNHLMLIDLRNKNITGKEAEFALGVADITVNKNMVPFDDKSPFVTSGIRVGTAAITTRQFKEQDCEQIVDWIDEILQNKDNTDLLLDIKKKVNQFTEDFPLY